A genomic segment from Zerene cesonia ecotype Mississippi chromosome 5, Zerene_cesonia_1.1, whole genome shotgun sequence encodes:
- the LOC119840170 gene encoding uncharacterized protein LOC119840170, translated as MPLIDITNPAIIIFLIENYEKENRLRLNWIHKHRAQIQQAATLTREPTNYFETDVIAHNMIGGMDTITRDHVVAGYNRKKVPIRDGTFIPGVKNLRHGHSIVDVGLGNTKDDPRLARPDSDLSTDPIMRPVDPEIKEILYKSKPDFGKNQYLAKRSKIWPEKRYYFAETSGFVYGWRMKDSELHQKPQFGRCWHLTRALRSRVGPQPDPSHYKSSDEPGRSSCAGI; from the coding sequence atGCCATTAATTGATATAACAAATCCGGCAATCATCATATTTCTCATAGAAAACTATGAGAAAGAGAACCGTCTGCGGTTAAATTGGATTCACAAGCATCGTGCTCAGATCCAACAGGCTGCAACACTAACTAGAGAACCAACTAATTACTTCGAAACCGATGTAATTGCCCATAACATGATTGGAGGCATGGATACGATAACTAGGGATCACGTTGTAGCTGgctataatagaaaaaaagtacCCATCCGCGATGGAACATTCATACCGGGTGTTAAGAACCTACGTCATGGGCATTCAATCGTTGACGTTGGACTTGGAAATACAAAAGACGACCCGCGCCTAGCGAGACCCGATTCTGATCTATCTACTGATCCAATTATGCGTCCAGTAGATCCTGAAATAAaagagatattatataaatcgaaACCAGACTTTGGTAAAAATCAATACTTGGCGAAGAGATCTAAAATATGGCCTGAAAAGCGGTACTATTTCGCAGAAACGAGTGGATTTGTGTACGGCTGGCGGATGAAGGACAGCGAATTACACCAAAAGCCTCAGTTTGGGAGATGCTGGCATCTAACCAGAGCTTTGAGAAGCCGCGTTGGGCCGCAGCCAGACCCGTCCCATTACAAGTCATCCGATGAGCCAGGTCGAAGCAGTTGCGCAGGCATTTAA